GACTAAAATAGAGCTTCTATTTAATAATATGATATCAATTCATAAAACCCATGATCGATCTTTTAATACAAACCTTTTACAGCGGTGTGAAGGCTTTACTCTCATTAATTTCATGAGACTAACAACGAGGTTTGGCCAGGTAAAGAAGATGTTCGTGGAGCGGAAACATATTTTTAGACTTTACCAAGCAACAGCAAATACTATTTTGATTGGCAAACCACCACCCTGGTCTGCCAATCCAGAGGCACTGTCTCCAATGTCCATGCtatgttgaagagacgtgtcaaCCAAGACAGTCCTACAACATCCAGAGACTTAAGGAACTCCGGGCGGATCTTATCCACCTCTCGTTGCCCTGCCACCGAGGAGCACCACCTCAGCAACCTCAGCCCCAGACCCTGCTTCCTCATTGGAAGACATGTCAATGGGATTGAGGAAGTCTTTGGAATATTCCAGCCACGACCCACAACGTAAAAACCAGGAGGTGGTCAGTAGAGAGTTCCGCCCCTCTCTTCATCTGAGTGTCCAAGACATATGGCCGCAGGTCTGACGACATGACTACAAAGTTGATCATTGACTCACGACCAAGGGTATCCTGGTGCCAAGTGCACATAAGGGCACCCTTATGcttgaacatggtgtttgttatggacaATCCATAACAAGCACAGAAGTCCAACAAAAAAGCACCATTCGGGTTCAAATTGGAGGGGCTGTTCCTCCCAATCACACCCCTCCAGCTCTCACTGTCATTGCCCACGTGAGCAACGAAGGAATAACCAGCAGGAGCACTATCTAGCATTCCCTCCAGGGACTCCAAAAAGGGTGGGTGCTCTGAACAACTGTTCTGCGCATATAGGCACAAACAACATTCAGGACCCTTTCTCCAACCCGAAGGCAGAAGGAGGCTACCCTCTCGTCTACCGGGGTGAACCCCAATGTACATGCCCCAAGTCAACCTACAGGAGCTTGCCGTTGTGCCCCTCCCCCAGGCCTGGCTCCAGAGGGGGACCCTGGCGACTCACGACCCATTAGTTTGCTTCTTCATAGAGGTCTTTGAACCGCTCTTTGTCCAGTCCCtcacctcagcctaactttaaaacatgtctccaccttaaaatgtagtttgtCCCAAAAAgaaagtccccataatgtgacagCGTAAACGGATTTAAGTCCCCACAAtttaaggaataccaggtacacacacacacagctgtctgaCGCAGAGACTCATTCAGGataccatcatcatcactactttgACTTTCATTGTGGCTGCTCTGAATTTATTTATATGAtcatttttatgtattgtactgtgcaaataaataaaatcaagtgaaaactagacatttaaagcacatttcTTATAAAATACCAACATCGTATATCACCTCTCAACCTACATAAAACAGGATATTGATTTAGGGCCATATCACTAAGCTTATGAAGGTATTTGTGAAATAAACATGAGTTACAGTTAGGGTCATAAATTAATGGATGAAtgtgtttcagtttttattcttTGAGAACAACTGTTGTGTCTCAGTGATGGAAGGTGCAACATAGCTTTGGCACACATCATAACAAACctatttcactgacagcaactttaatttcaacatttcCACAGAGAACCAACAAAAAGGTACTAATATTCATTTGCATAAACACCAGCTTTGCAAAATTCATCAAGaacaaatctttaaaaatgcacATGAGATTATCAATGACccttggaaaaacaaaagcagaccaaaaacaactatttaaatCACAGCTCGGTCAAAGAATCATGGTGCATGCACAGTGTTAAAAAAGCTTGCGCAATATTTATAACATATTCTGGACacaatatacatttattatgcATTATGGGCAATAAAGGACATCAGGTTTTCAGTTTTCCCACATGTGTTGTGCTTGCACATGGCTGGGATGTTGCATGCAGCACTATGTGCACACTTCCAAACTCAGGGTCAAAGCATAGAAGTTCTAAAGTCCACCTTAGCAGACAGTTTATGGATAATTTATGTCTAGACTTTACTCTGATCACTGAGTTTCTCTATTGCTCTGTAGGATCCCTACATAATTAAAATCTACTTATCAGCTCCTTTCTCTTTACATTAATTTGAAGTCAGAGGAGCCGGGCTTCAATATTTGAAgtgtaaaaatgagtttgaTAGATTTACGAAACCAGGGGTAGAAAAAGGCATATATCAGTGGGTTTAAACAGGAGTTAAAGTAGATCAGAAGTATAATAAATGCATCACTGGATGCACTGAGCAGAGTGTCCTTGCCTGTCACCGTACCGCTAAAAAACGGGCAGAcgcataataaaaacacaacaataacaacgcCGAGAGTCCGCGCTGCTTTCATTTCCGATTTCTTTACTTTGACCGAGCTCTGTTGAGGACCAGCTGCCGTGCGCACTCGCATGGCACGGACCTGAATGATGACTGCCACAAAGACTCTGAGATATAGGATGACAACGACAATGACAGGACCAATAAAGGACACAGTCATGTCTATGACTGCAGAGATGTTATTAATCAGAATGACACACTCTCCGATGCAGGAATTCAGGCTGCCTGGGTGTTTCAGGTTGTGCCTCAGcagcacacagtgacagagggtCGCACACCCccaacaagcacaaacacacatcttaaCTCTTTTTTCAGAGACTTTGGTTCGGTAATGCATTGGGTCACAAATAGCCACATAGCGGTCGACTGATATGAGGACCATGGTTCCTATTGAGGAAGCAGTGATGACATATTGCAGCACGTAATACAGGATACACATGAAGTCACCGAGGAACCAGCAGCCATCTATCGCCGATGTTTGTAAGAAAATAAGGAAGCCCACAAGTAAATCTGAGATACccagagaaaggaggaggataTTGGTGGGTGTGTGGAGGTTCCTGCAGAAGCATGAGAGTaacatacatattattatttgtcgTATAATCCTTAAGAGTCCTGAAATGAAGAGACAGCAAATATTTAACAACCTGAAGTGGGAGATGGAGACAATGACGAGCAGGTTGAGAATCACGGTGAGCAGACCGATGAACGTTAGCATGATGTAAGTGATCATGGACACAGCCGGAGGCAATGCTGTCTTCCTGCAGGAAGCGTTGAGGAGTTGTGGGAAACAGAGGTCCGCTTCATCGAGGCTTTGCATCGTTACAGTGAGGCCAAGACAAGACACTGCCCAGACTCCTGCCTGCAGTGGTGGATTTTATCTCTTTCTCATTGGACCTCCTTTTtcccagtgtgtttgtgtgtatccaCTCAACCATGACATcatgtgtttttcagtttggCCTGTAAAATGTCCCCGCCTGTGATGTCCACTGTCAATCACATCATAGTCAAAGCACACATGGCGAATAAATGGCTATATAAGGCTTATAATTAGGGCTGAAAAAAAATTTACCAGTTATTCTCACATTttactggcgatctgtccaggatgtgaccctgcctattgccctatgttaGCCGAGATTGacacagctccccctgcgacactcatgtggaggataaagtggtagaagatggatggatggatctcacattttgaaattcattAATCTAGATTACTCACAATTAAAAGTTTGGTTTCTCttctaatgactaaattaaGAGAGAATGAAAGCATTGTCAGTCACACAGGGTAGGTGTTCAAATGGAAGTCTCCGGGCAGCTGCCAGTCATGGTGTCCGTCggttcgagggtcgccaggtcgcGTCTCAGATTACTATCCTTGGTGACTACCACTTCTGTTGttgaaatgatttttttctgcttggtgagcagtTCTTAACGGGCCTGGAAATTACAAGGTACCTTCCACTCGTTGCCAATGTGGAGGACTTCCTCTGCGCAGGTCTCAGCAATTAGTCGCGCATCTGTCCAAGGATCacaacttccagtcattgtcaataaaATGTGCCGTGACATCCAGGTAACTTTATGCTTTGTGCACACTTCCAAACTCAGGGTCAAAGCAATAACAGAGATACTGAAGTCCACCTCGGCAGACAGTGAAATGTTAATTTCAAACAATTAAAGGTTTTGAACTGACAGATAcaactacatacagtatatctccTCTTATAAAAAGCTTataatgcatttgttttataattaggtgaagaaaaaaatgaaaccaaatAGGTTTCATTATTGGATAGAAGTTCATGATTAAATGATTTAGTAGGAGGGACTTCACTTCGGTGATGCAAGAGCAATGTGTTGAAACACTATAATAGTCAGGTTTTGGTCAGAAAGCTGCTGCGGCTCTGCAGCATCTCCTCCCGCTCTGGTGATGGCAGCCGTAGAGGAAAGTGAACTCTGCTTTCCACACTTGCTCAACGCCTCCTGTATCAAGCCACGGCAGTCTCACTTTGACAACCCGATGGTCCCAATTCTGCTGTACTCCCTCATGCTGCTCACCATGGCGCTTAACCTGTTGGTCATCATCTCCATCTCCCACTTCAAGTAATGGAATTACTCTGTTTGTAAGAAACTAATTTTTGTCATTGATATGAAGTGTTGTTTAGATTAAATGAGACCCTATTGatggaaaatataaatatattgataGATGTTTACCTTTCATAATAGAAataacacatgcaaacacagtaactgcaatgttttgtttttcgtcTGTCACAGGCAGCTCCACACTCCTACcaacctcctcatcctctccctGGCTTTCTCAGATTTCTTCGTGGGCATCATCGCATGCTCTCACATTCAAATGTCAAACAACTGCTGGGTTTTCAGCGACATCATCTGCCTCCTGGACAGCTGGCTCAGCCTCACCATTACCTCTTGCTCCATCGGCAACATCGTGCTCATATCGGTCGACCGCTATGTGGCCATTTGTGACCCACTGCattacacaaacaaaatcacagTGAGGGGAGTGCAAATCTGCACGTCGCTCTGCTGGCTCCTTTCTTTCCTCTACAACAGCTTGATCATGTGGGATAACTTCAGTCTTCCAAACGGGTTCATTCCCTGCATTGGCAGCTGTGTCCTTTTCCTCAATTCCATCATAGGATTAATTGACTTTGTTGTGTCCTTCTCTGGTCCTGTCACGGTCATCATTGTTCTGTACATGAGAGTATTTGTGGTGGCTGTGTCTCATGCTCGTGCCATGCGTTCCCACGTCATGCAGCGACGCACAGAGATGGTGCTCGTCAAGAAGTCGGAGCTGAAAGCAGCCAAGACTCTCGGTGTTGTTGTGGTCGTGTTTCTTTTGTGTCTGTTCCCGTCTTACGGCTTTAATTTTTCACAGCAGGGTGGCGCAGCTAATATTTCAAAGGTGTCCTTTGAGATCTGGCTGTTCTTTTTTAACTCTTGTGTGAACCCGCTGATTTATGCCTTTTACTACCCCTGGTTTATGAAATCTGTCAAGATCATCGTTACATTTAAGGTCTTTAAGCCTGACTCGTGTGAGGCCAGACTCTTGTAGATAGACGACACCTTATGTAGGTTTGCACAGATGTGAGGGCATTTACATTAACCACGTCTATTAATATGAATATCGCTTATATATCTGTCTTGTTggggataataataataataataacaatatatgttttgtgtttttctgtgtttccgTTCATCATTCTCCTTGTATGGCGTCCTTTTACACACATGGAATTATACGTTGTTTCAAAGgaaatgaataaacatttatATCTGCTTTTAGAAAAGTGTGTAAAGCATTCTTTACAGTCCTGTTGAATACCAGATGAGCCgaataaaatgtcaacaacaaaaacaaaacaacaaggaTCCCTGTAGGATATGAGAGTGCTACAAGCTCAGCTCACCGAACCATCAAACtgacggcaacaacacattttcagtgttttaatagctgcaaataaatgtaaaaaaacaagtgcctataaccctatgtcagctgagactggaaCAGCGCCCCCtacgaccctcatatggaggataaagtggtagaatatggatggatgagtagctgatttacatttttctaGCATATGTGCTCTTATCACAGAAACCACAGCGAGTGAAGGATCCAGTCTCCTAGGATGGACAAAAGATCCAGTAGATGTCTCATAGAACAATACAAACGGAGACACATGCCTTATTATAATAACAGAGAAAGCACTCAAAGGGCCCAAACCAAAATCCAGTATTTCTTCCGTAATGATTACATCACTGTGAAGTGCTCCGTCAATAAAGATTAGATAACGATTACtattattgaaatatttatattattgcaGTGAAACCACTAATTTGAAGCCACACTTgacttaaagaaaaacacatattgGTTTTGTGTAACTAAacaatttttgttgttttcttattttgtgttttaaaagcacAGGCTGACTcacatcttctcctctttttctttttttttaccccatgtGTACTTGTGCATGCTGACACGCCATAAAGTGAATGCACCACTGCttctgaaatgaaataactttgTTATCTACATCATCTTTGTCTTTGATCCTTTCACAGTTGATCATGAAAAGGGTCAGTGCAGACACATCCCCGTGCTTATCAAGCTGAATTGAAactattttcagtgttttcggGTAAATCGCTCGTTTAGAAGAGTGAAGATGCGCAATAACTTTCTGTTTAAGGAGATTcccgtttttcttttcacatgtaTTCATGAAAACCCCTTTTTTACATTTGCAGAATTCGGCGTGCATGTATTTGATTTACATGATGTTATTTAAGAGCAACAAAAATGCTTTGTGATGGCTTGTGAACATTCCATCTATCGCAGCTCTTCCCCAGAGCTAAAAACTCATTAGTGACTTTGCTGACTGAGGAGCTGTCACAGTCTTAGCTGCTCCGTCACATTCCAGACCGGATTGTTCTGCCTTTGGTCTGAACATTGGAGAGaatcagaatgttttttttttccttttgtctcgTACAGATGTCTCCAAACATGGCACATGTCCAACCTGTTACACATCACACGTTCGGAAGATATGTGCCTGAGCGCTAAATATAGCTCATGTGACCGCAGGCCCAGATTTGAGGGCTGTAAccaatgataataacaataataataagtaataacaataatttatttatatagcacctttcaaaaCAGTCTTACACGGTGTTAAAATAATTCAAAGCATTATAGTGCAGCATAAAATGTACAAGATTATGTAAAAATCCTACACCTGTTACTGCTTTTCATACCAGGTTTATTTTAATTCGCCATTGCTTGACACTTAAAGACACTTGCCTTCATGTCTATAATTCTCTTATGTCATGGACACCATTATATTTTGCAGTGttttaatgtaacaaagtacaaatacatttgtatttctagcaacttttacttttactccactacatttccccgaactatctttgttactcgatacaaccaaaataaaatcagaagaagaagagtattgtactgtatttacagtatatagtatgttttctagtcttgatgaccactcaaagatGATtttctacagttttgccattcacccattcacacagcgcATGTACGTGCATCTTATTTTTGCCGTTAGAGCCGTCAGGAGCGATGTGGGGTCAAGTGTCACACAGACTAGCGTAGCCTGGAATTTAATCCATAATCTGGCAGTTGatcactgagctaccgtcactCAACTCTAACttgtcacttttttaatacttttgcaAGTACAGTAAAAGTCATATtgtaagacttttactcaagtaatattcaaCTTCACCTTtgtaggtactttatacaagacggATATTTGGTTTCAGTCATTACAGTAAAAAGGAGGAGTAGTGCTGATAgatacaaataaacaagcaaagTGAAGGATGCAGCATTTGGGATGAGACAAAACAATGATGGATGTGGTTGCCATGGCGGTGGCttttcactgaaaaacaaatagaGAATATTACACAAGGTGTGGTTGAGGGACAATTATCAAGTAAATTAAGCTTCAGGCTAATAGTTTGTtggatggagcgagagataaggtgactaataattattatcattatttttttgttgttttcttccttccatttgattgtttgtttcattCGTGCAAACCTgaggaagctcatgtaccaccaccacagtttgagaaccatgggtctaAATGAGGGTCaaccactcactccctccctccaaGGTCAACCTAGAGTGTCCAACCaagctctgcatgtttttggacataatatttgtatttgtcccATTTCAAATGATCCATCCATCGTCTCCcgcttttttcctccacatgagggtcacagggctgctggtgccaatcccagctgactcaGGGGTAACACCATGGACAGGTCGACAGTCCATGCAGTGCCACGTAATGGAGACAAACATTTccgagtgtccaattaacctgcATATATTTGGACATTTGGGAACATGCAATCTCCACACAGAAAAAGGCCCGGATGTGGACGCAAACCATCGACCTTCTTGCTAGTGCAGTACCAGCCACGTGGCCCCCATTTCAAATCAGATcagaaaataatgaatacattaaagTGCAAATTATGCTTTAAtgatttcattgaaaaaaaattaaaaatatgtccTTGAAATTAAATGACATGTTCTTTCGATGATTATAGTTCCATCACATGCTGAAAATGCTTCAGCCAGAGAAGTCAGAATGCGTCTCATTACGACAATACACAGAGGCTGTGATGAGTTTGACAGTTGTAATTGTCAGCTTGTCATCACAGTCTGGATCAGTAAGCCTCACTTAATTACAATGTATTTGACAACAGGAATGTTGTTCCGTGACAGAAGCCAGTTTGGTGACAGGAAGCTGCGAGAGTGTCTCCTCTCTGCCGAGGCGCGGACAAAGACAGTCGCCACTGTGTcctccacagagagagacagagacgaggCAGACAAAGAGAGCTCCAGCATCCTGTGAGACCACTCTCCAAAGGCAAGACTTTGCTTCCCTTCACTGCCACTGAAGGTAAGAGAACCTAGAAAGTCTCACCTCTGATCTATAAATCACTTTTTATCAGTTTTAAACATAGAGCGAAGTTTAAAGAGGATGGCCCAGGGTTaataaggataaaaaaaaatatattggaAAATAACATGTAAAAGAGACAATACagtgtataaaaaaatacaatttaaaagcaaaatatataggatattaatattttaaataagaaCATTGGTGCAGTAGTGAAGGTATGTGCACTTATGTAATTCTATAAGGTCACAGGTTTTGGTTGGGATGGGCTGCAGCATTCTACCTGAATAATGATGCTTGAAGATAATATATTGACAAAAACCCACATAATACTTAAAATGCCACATACACTTTTACTAAAAGACACTAACAAATATGAGTAAATATGCAAATATCACTTCACACAGATAATtaacttaatgtttttttttattattttgtcaaaaaacatttattatatacCCATACCTGCAGTATTTTTTACCTACCTAAATTTAATTAACTCACTTCTTGATATTAGATAATATTTTGTCGCATTTCATTTCAGTGAACGGTGTGGGACAATTTGCTTTCCTCACGATACTTGGCTTCATATATAAATTcagatttattgtgattttctGTTCTTCCTTAAACCTAAATGAAATGATACATTTCTTGAGACAGTAACCCATATTTCTAATGCtgtaagaaaattaaaacttaaaactttcagGTAAAATAGCAACTGTTTCTCTTAAGCAAATATcatgattttttgttgttgttgtttcagatCCCTGGATCAGCTGACCGCCACCATGCTCTGCTCTATTTTATACATGGCTGCACTGGCATTTGCAGGTAGGAAATAAGTGATCTTAAGTGTTGTGCTGCCACATTGTCGTCATTCATTATTTCATCCATCTGAAAACTTGCCAAGCAATTAGTAAAATGATTAAGCGATGGGTTGACTCAGCCAAGATAAGCTGATGTTCTATGGCaggtttaaataataattaccaAATGatcacaacaaataaaaacattcccAGAGACTGGGCTGAGACCCACAAATGGCTCTTTGGAGATATTTATTGTgtaaaacatgcataaaatcAAGTTGGGATATAATTTAACACACATATTGTATAATTTTTTGGAGAAGGCAGGTTTCCTGAAACCATAAAACATACTGTGTGTCTTATGACTATGTCTCTATATTTTCCAGGTACTGCTGCAACAAGCCAGCCTTTTCCCAGGTATGGTGAGATGGACATTTCCTCATGCCCCATCACTTATTATGGAAGGCAATATGACAAAGTATATGTGAGTAACACAGTATAAAGTCACAATCTTTCATCTGCACCAAAacgttttagttttaaaaacatcTGGTGTCCATAGAAGTATaagaaatgtaacattttaaactACAATTACAACTAGGTTGTTATTTACCGATGACTGCAGGTGGCCTTCAATGCTAGCAGGTCTTCAGTTTGCTTCAATGGCGTCTATGAACCTGGACTCCAAAACGACTGCATTCTGATGTCTAGAGGAACAGCTGACAGAGCCGATCTGGAAGTCCTCACGCAAGAAATACCCACTGGATCTGGGGTCCATCAACTTATTCCAGAACTCAAGACTGCTGGGAAATGTGTCAACCGCATACCGTTCAAAGACAGCGATGAATCcaatgtgagtgttttacagtttaatttgttttgcaaCAGT
This genomic interval from Solea solea chromosome 2, fSolSol10.1, whole genome shotgun sequence contains the following:
- the LOC131455364 gene encoding trace amine-associated receptor 13c-like, which translates into the protein MQSLDEADLCFPQLLNASCRKTALPPAVSMITYIMLTFIGLLTVILNLLVIVSISHFRNLHTPTNILLLSLGISDLLVGFLIFLQTSAIDGCWFLGDFMCILYYVLQYVITASSIGTMVLISVDRYVAICDPMHYRTKVSEKRVKMCVCACWGCATLCHCVLLRHNLKHPGSLNSCIGECVILINNISAVIDMTVSFIGPVIVVVILYLRVFVAVIIQVRAMRVRTAAGPQQSSVKVKKSEMKAARTLGVVIVVFLLCVCPFFSGTVTGKDTLLSASSDAFIILLIYFNSCLNPLIYAFFYPWFRKSIKLIFTLQILKPGSSDFKLM
- the LOC131474915 gene encoding trace amine-associated receptor 13c-like, which produces MAAVEESELCFPHLLNASCIKPRQSHFDNPMVPILLYSLMLLTMALNLLVIISISHFKQLHTPTNLLILSLAFSDFFVGIIACSHIQMSNNCWVFSDIICLLDSWLSLTITSCSIGNIVLISVDRYVAICDPLHYTNKITVRGVQICTSLCWLLSFLYNSLIMWDNFSLPNGFIPCIGSCVLFLNSIIGLIDFVVSFSGPVTVIIVLYMRVFVVAVSHARAMRSHVMQRRTEMVLVKKSELKAAKTLGVVVVVFLLCLFPSYGFNFSQQGGAANISKVSFEIWLFFFNSCVNPLIYAFYYPWFMKSVKIIVTFKVFKPDSCEARLL